In one window of Streptomyces griseus subsp. griseus DNA:
- a CDS encoding peroxiredoxin, translating to MAAGPPLGTPAPDFTLPGGVLSGPSVPGDTFERGDYTLSAARGRAVVLAFYPGDNTSVCTKQLCSYSSGMETFEGLDAEVWGISPQGVDSHESFARTYGLRMPLLADEGREIAKAYGVAAPGIGVRRAVFLIGPDGVLRWKHVALLGATFQSLSTLADQLSGIKTA from the coding sequence ATGGCAGCAGGACCTCCCCTCGGCACCCCGGCACCGGACTTCACGCTCCCGGGCGGTGTCCTGTCCGGCCCGTCCGTGCCCGGGGACACCTTCGAACGCGGCGACTACACGCTCTCCGCCGCCCGGGGCCGGGCCGTGGTGCTGGCCTTCTACCCTGGGGACAACACCAGCGTCTGCACGAAGCAGCTCTGCTCGTACTCCTCGGGCATGGAGACCTTCGAGGGGCTCGACGCGGAGGTCTGGGGAATCAGTCCACAGGGTGTGGACAGCCACGAGTCGTTCGCCCGCACCTACGGACTCCGCATGCCGCTGCTGGCCGACGAGGGCCGCGAGATCGCCAAGGCGTACGGGGTCGCCGCCCCCGGTATCGGCGTACGGCGGGCGGTCTTCCTCATCGGCCCGGACGGCGTCCTGCGCTGGAAGCACGTCGCCCTGCTGGGCGCCACCTTCCAGTCCCTCTCCACCCTTGCCGATCAGCTGTCCGGCATCAAAACCGCGTAA
- a CDS encoding flotillin family protein: protein MSPVALAVIGIVVLLVLLGLVVITRYKVAGPSEAFIITGRRGKKSTDPVTGLTSVDNSGQKVVVGGGVFVVPFVQQKFTLDLSSRHIPIAVRGAVTLRGVKSNLEGVAIVKVGGGEDAIRAAAQRFLQQQDGIVGFTQEVLSGALRAIVGRMSVEDIIRDRAAFAGQVAEEAETSLSGQGLILDAFQIQDITTEGSYLEDLGRPEAARAKQEADIAEAIAKRASEQARLKAAEEIAIAERTYYLKQAEIKAETEAAAAKANAAGPLAEAARQQEVLQEQEKVAERQAALTDRELDTKVRKPADAARYQAEQEAEARRIAQVKEAEADAERSRLTGQGEKLHRSALADAVRIEGEAEAASIAAKGAAEAEAMQKKADAFAQYGDAAVLQMLVEVLPDVVAKASEPLSAIDKLTVISTDGAGQLARTVTDNVAQGVELLSSTTGVDVAQLLQNLKNRTGAPADTSSSAPEKGTQDKKKDRIEITD, encoded by the coding sequence ATGAGTCCAGTAGCACTCGCCGTCATCGGCATCGTCGTACTTCTCGTCCTGCTCGGCCTGGTCGTCATCACGCGGTACAAGGTCGCGGGGCCCAGCGAGGCCTTCATCATCACCGGCCGGCGCGGCAAGAAGTCGACGGACCCGGTCACCGGCCTCACCAGCGTCGACAACAGCGGCCAGAAGGTAGTCGTCGGTGGCGGCGTCTTCGTCGTGCCGTTCGTCCAGCAGAAGTTCACCCTGGACCTCTCCAGCCGGCACATCCCGATCGCCGTCCGTGGCGCGGTCACCCTGCGCGGCGTGAAGTCGAACCTCGAAGGCGTCGCGATCGTCAAGGTCGGGGGTGGCGAGGACGCGATCCGCGCCGCCGCCCAGCGCTTCCTCCAGCAGCAGGACGGCATCGTCGGCTTCACCCAGGAAGTGCTCTCCGGAGCGCTCCGCGCGATCGTCGGCCGGATGTCGGTCGAGGACATCATCCGGGACCGGGCCGCGTTCGCCGGACAGGTCGCCGAGGAGGCCGAGACCAGCCTCTCCGGCCAGGGCCTGATCCTGGACGCCTTCCAGATCCAGGACATCACCACCGAGGGCTCCTACCTGGAGGACCTCGGCCGTCCCGAGGCCGCCCGCGCCAAGCAGGAGGCGGACATCGCCGAGGCGATCGCCAAGCGCGCCTCGGAGCAGGCCCGGCTGAAGGCGGCCGAGGAGATCGCCATCGCCGAGCGGACGTACTACCTGAAGCAGGCCGAGATCAAGGCCGAGACCGAGGCGGCCGCCGCCAAGGCCAACGCCGCCGGTCCGCTCGCCGAGGCGGCCCGCCAGCAGGAAGTGCTCCAGGAGCAGGAGAAGGTCGCCGAGCGCCAGGCCGCGCTGACCGACCGCGAACTGGACACCAAGGTCCGTAAGCCCGCGGACGCCGCCCGCTACCAGGCGGAGCAGGAGGCGGAGGCCCGCCGCATCGCCCAGGTCAAGGAGGCCGAGGCGGACGCGGAGCGCTCGCGCCTGACCGGTCAGGGTGAGAAGCTCCACCGTTCGGCACTGGCCGACGCGGTGCGCATCGAGGGCGAGGCCGAGGCCGCGTCGATCGCAGCCAAGGGTGCGGCCGAGGCCGAGGCCATGCAGAAGAAGGCCGACGCGTTCGCGCAGTACGGCGACGCGGCCGTCCTCCAGATGCTGGTCGAGGTCCTCCCCGACGTCGTCGCGAAGGCCTCCGAGCCGCTGAGCGCGATCGACAAGCTGACGGTCATCTCGACGGACGGCGCCGGCCAGCTGGCCCGTACGGTCACCGACAACGTCGCGCAGGGCGTGGAGCTGCTCAGCTCCACGACCGGCGTGGACGTGGCCCAGCTGCTCCAGAACCTCAAGAACCGGACGGGCGCCCCGGCCGACACGTCCTCCTCCGCACCGGAGAAGGGCACCCAGGACAAGAAGAAGGACCGGATCGAGATCACGGACTGA
- a CDS encoding SpoIIE family protein phosphatase: MPSSFDPATVAALLDGNPAGVAVLDADLRYTYVNPALERLNGLRAGAHLGHTFPEVLPELRGQAAVLRGVLRDGEPREQTITGRTWAASSAEPRFWRATYHRLETGGAVCGLMVIVVEISDVARQRAELEEARGHVALLSTAAVRIGTTLDMDTTCRELAEFVVPAFADVAAVDVFPPEVGHPVRRPEPGVLRLRRAALRGEGPLDEQVQRFGHPGEYVDFAADSAVTRCLAENESVLDDWEDHQRGRSAFTSDRIAASQALGLRQALVVPLNARGRQIGSLSLVRAQGSPAFSDQDVVVARELAGRAAVDLDHARRYDREHSIARELQGSLLAEPRGPHPHVEIATRYLPAERGVLVGGDWFDVVPLQDGRHLKAMGDVMGHGVEAAVAMSHYRSLLRLLAAEDLPPHQILERLDEMVERSGLDRAATCLLAVVDRFGGVCEVASAGHLPPVFIDPGASRAHIVSVESGPPLGTGFGGYRTTTVPCGPGTVLFMYTDGLVERRGEDIDVSVARLASLTLPAGGSLETLLDQVLDRFGGDAEDDIAVLASRIREGPPVLRRPDPT; the protein is encoded by the coding sequence ATGCCGTCGTCCTTCGACCCCGCGACCGTGGCCGCCCTGCTGGACGGCAACCCCGCCGGAGTCGCCGTACTCGACGCGGACCTCCGCTACACCTACGTCAACCCCGCGCTCGAACGGCTCAACGGCCTCCGCGCCGGCGCCCACCTCGGCCACACCTTCCCCGAGGTGCTCCCCGAACTCCGCGGCCAGGCCGCCGTCCTGCGCGGCGTCCTGCGGGACGGCGAACCCCGCGAGCAGACCATCACCGGCCGGACCTGGGCCGCCTCCTCCGCCGAACCCCGGTTCTGGCGCGCCACCTACCACCGGCTGGAGACAGGCGGCGCCGTCTGCGGGCTGATGGTGATCGTCGTCGAGATCAGCGACGTCGCCCGGCAGCGGGCGGAGCTGGAAGAGGCCCGGGGCCATGTGGCGCTGCTCTCCACGGCCGCCGTCCGGATCGGCACCACCCTCGACATGGACACCACCTGCCGGGAGCTGGCCGAGTTCGTGGTGCCCGCCTTCGCCGACGTGGCGGCCGTCGACGTCTTCCCGCCCGAGGTGGGCCACCCCGTACGCCGCCCCGAGCCCGGTGTCCTGCGGCTGCGGCGGGCCGCGCTGCGGGGCGAGGGGCCGCTGGACGAGCAGGTGCAGCGGTTCGGACACCCGGGGGAGTACGTCGACTTCGCGGCGGACTCCGCGGTCACCCGCTGCCTCGCCGAGAACGAGTCGGTCCTCGACGACTGGGAGGACCATCAGCGCGGCCGCTCCGCCTTCACCTCGGACCGGATCGCCGCCTCGCAGGCCCTCGGGCTGCGCCAGGCGCTCGTCGTCCCGCTCAACGCCCGGGGCCGTCAGATCGGCTCGCTCAGCCTGGTGCGGGCGCAGGGTTCGCCCGCCTTCAGCGACCAGGACGTGGTCGTCGCCCGGGAGCTCGCCGGCCGGGCCGCCGTCGACCTCGACCACGCCCGCCGCTACGACCGCGAGCACAGCATCGCCCGCGAGCTCCAGGGCTCCCTGCTCGCCGAGCCCCGCGGCCCGCACCCGCACGTCGAGATCGCCACCCGCTACCTGCCGGCGGAGCGCGGCGTCCTGGTGGGCGGCGACTGGTTCGACGTCGTACCGCTCCAGGACGGCCGCCACCTCAAGGCGATGGGCGATGTGATGGGCCACGGGGTGGAGGCGGCCGTGGCGATGAGCCACTACCGCTCGCTGCTGCGGCTCCTGGCCGCCGAGGACCTGCCGCCGCACCAGATCCTGGAGCGGCTGGACGAGATGGTCGAGCGGTCGGGCCTGGACCGGGCGGCGACCTGTCTGCTCGCCGTGGTGGACCGGTTCGGCGGGGTGTGCGAGGTGGCCAGCGCGGGCCACCTGCCGCCGGTCTTCATCGACCCGGGCGCGTCCCGGGCGCACATCGTCTCCGTGGAGTCGGGGCCGCCGCTCGGCACCGGCTTCGGGGGCTACCGGACCACCACCGTGCCGTGCGGGCCGGGGACGGTGCTGTTCATGTACACCGACGGCCTGGTGGAGCGGCGGGGCGAGGACATCGACGTCTCCGTGGCGCGGCTGGCCTCGCTGACCCTGCCGGCCGGCGGAAGCCTCGAAACGCTGCTGGACCAGGTCCTGGACCGGTTCGGCGGGGACGCGGAGGACGACATCGCGGTGCTGGCCTCCCGGATTCGGGAGGGGCCGCCGGTGCTGCGGAGGCCCGACCCGACGTGA
- a CDS encoding molybdopterin-dependent oxidoreductase, whose product MPERRRTSTLPARPTARLPARLTALRTPADPGFWRSPVRGARFTAVLGVILLAGLTLVFVTGLLSYAAYNPDLDPVNDKTPGKGWLGFYLFAWPTGPHWLYRLTQGLHTTVGIVLVPVLLAKLWSVIPRLFALPPARSVGHALERLSLLLLVGGALFELITGLLNIQLDYLFPGSFYTLHFYGAWVFLAGFVTHVALKLPQAVRVLRGGLPRGEPDTLAAPDPLPATVSRRGALAVVGAGSLLLLVTSAGRSFDGPLRRLALLTPRGGTEQGPGPNAFQVNKTAAAVRITPADTGERWRLTVRGPAGELRFSRDDLLAMEQHSAALPIACVEGWSTSDQLWRGVRLSDLAALAGYPDDPPDVFVESFQRSGSFRKAALRDNQVRDGRSLLALEVNGAPLSPDHGYPARIIVPAAPGVLNTKWVETLTFGEL is encoded by the coding sequence ATGCCCGAACGCCGCCGGACCTCCACCCTCCCCGCCCGCCCGACCGCCCGCCTCCCCGCGCGCCTCACCGCCCTGCGCACGCCCGCCGATCCCGGCTTCTGGCGCAGCCCGGTGCGCGGAGCGCGCTTCACCGCCGTGCTCGGCGTCATTCTGCTCGCCGGGCTCACCCTGGTGTTCGTCACCGGCCTGCTCTCGTACGCCGCGTACAACCCCGACCTGGACCCGGTCAACGACAAGACGCCCGGCAAGGGGTGGCTCGGCTTCTACCTGTTCGCCTGGCCCACCGGTCCGCACTGGCTCTACCGGCTCACCCAGGGGCTGCACACCACGGTCGGCATCGTGCTCGTCCCCGTGCTGCTGGCGAAGCTCTGGTCGGTGATCCCGCGTCTCTTCGCGCTGCCCCCCGCCCGGTCGGTGGGGCACGCGCTGGAACGGCTCTCGCTGCTGCTGCTCGTGGGCGGGGCGCTGTTCGAGCTCATCACCGGGCTGCTCAACATCCAGCTGGACTACCTCTTCCCGGGGTCCTTCTACACCCTGCACTTCTACGGGGCGTGGGTCTTCCTCGCCGGATTCGTCACCCATGTGGCGCTGAAGCTGCCGCAGGCCGTACGGGTGTTGCGCGGCGGCCTCCCGCGCGGGGAGCCGGACACCCTCGCCGCCCCCGACCCGCTGCCCGCGACCGTCTCCCGGCGCGGCGCGCTCGCCGTGGTGGGGGCGGGGTCCCTGCTCCTGCTGGTCACCTCCGCCGGGCGCAGCTTCGACGGACCGCTGCGCCGCCTCGCGCTCCTCACCCCGCGTGGCGGTACGGAACAGGGGCCGGGCCCGAACGCCTTCCAGGTCAACAAGACGGCCGCCGCCGTCCGGATCACCCCCGCCGACACCGGCGAGCGCTGGCGGCTGACGGTGCGGGGGCCTGCTGGTGAACTCCGTTTCTCCCGGGACGATCTGCTGGCGATGGAGCAGCACAGCGCGGCACTCCCGATCGCCTGTGTGGAGGGCTGGTCGACCTCGGACCAGCTCTGGCGGGGGGTGCGGCTGTCGGACCTGGCGGCGCTCGCCGGGTACCCGGACGATCCGCCGGACGTGTTCGTGGAGTCGTTCCAGCGCAGCGGCTCCTTCCGCAAGGCCGCACTGCGCGACAACCAGGTCCGCGACGGGCGCTCGCTGCTCGCGCTGGAGGTCAACGGCGCCCCGTTGTCGCCCGACCACGGCTACCCGGCCCGGATCATCGTCCCCGCCGCCCCCGGGGTGCTGAACACCAAGTGGGTCGAGACCCTGACGTTCGGAGAGCTGTGA
- a CDS encoding alpha/beta fold hydrolase: MAQRPPSAAVLVLHGGHENGTEPPPWGPLNLPGVRMRPFVHALRRATRASRADGDGTEVLVRQVRYAHRGWNGPRADALHDALAALDALGEEAGDDVPVVLLGHSMGARAALRAAGHPLVRGVVGLAPWCPPGDPVTQLAGRDVVLVHSSRDRITSPQATQSLTARARRAGARTCMVTVRGGDHAMIRRAPAWHRLTTELVTGLLGTGSLPEPVTAALGLPRTAEPTEGTLDLDRLRAARGPAGLLPSS; encoded by the coding sequence GTGGCCCAACGACCGCCGTCGGCTGCGGTTCTCGTCCTGCACGGGGGCCACGAGAACGGGACGGAGCCGCCGCCCTGGGGCCCCCTCAACCTCCCCGGCGTCCGTATGCGCCCCTTCGTCCACGCCCTGCGCCGGGCCACCCGCGCGTCCCGCGCCGACGGTGACGGTACGGAGGTCCTCGTACGGCAGGTGCGTTACGCCCACCGAGGCTGGAACGGGCCCCGCGCCGACGCCCTCCACGACGCCCTGGCCGCGCTGGACGCCCTCGGCGAGGAGGCCGGGGACGACGTGCCGGTGGTCCTCCTCGGCCACTCCATGGGGGCCCGGGCCGCCCTGCGCGCCGCCGGGCACCCCCTCGTACGCGGCGTCGTCGGCCTCGCCCCCTGGTGCCCGCCGGGCGACCCGGTGACCCAGCTCGCGGGCCGTGACGTCGTCCTCGTACACAGCAGCCGGGACCGGATCACCAGCCCCCAGGCCACCCAGTCCCTCACCGCCCGGGCCCGCCGCGCCGGCGCCCGCACCTGCATGGTCACCGTCCGGGGCGGCGACCACGCCATGATCCGCCGCGCCCCGGCCTGGCACCGGCTCACCACCGAGCTGGTCACCGGGTTGCTGGGTACCGGCAGTCTGCCGGAGCCCGTCACCGCCGCCCTCGGCCTGCCGCGCACCGCCGAGCCCACGGAAGGCACCCTCGACCTGGACCGGCTGCGCGCCGCGCGGGGGCCGGCCGGACTCCTGCCGAGTTCCTGA